The proteins below are encoded in one region of Arthrobacter sp. CJ23:
- the glf gene encoding UDP-galactopyranose mutase, whose product MTADLVIVGSGFFGLTIAEQAARELDLKVVVIDRRHHIGGNAYSETDERTGIEVHRYGAHLFHTSNERVWEYVNRFTTFTNYVHKVYGVHKGEVYSLPINLATINQFFRANLTPGEAQALIQEQAGELAGTDPQNLNDKGIQLIGRPLYEAFIKHYTGKQWQTDPKDLPAGIISRLPVRYNYDNRYFNDKYEGLPTNGYTAWIEKMAEHPNIEVRLNTDFFDESHEYSKNKVVGKIPVVYTGPVDRYFDSVAGDLSWRTIDFQEEILDVGDFQGTSVVNYNDDDVPYTRIIEPRHFHPERAYQTEKTLIMREFSRFAEEGDEPYYPVNTSDDREKLLQYRDLAAAEPGVLFGGRLGTYKYLDMHMAIGSALSMFDNKIRPHFESGVEIESGGVDA is encoded by the coding sequence GTGACCGCTGACCTTGTCATCGTCGGGTCGGGCTTTTTCGGCCTGACAATCGCCGAACAGGCCGCACGTGAGCTGGACTTGAAGGTGGTCGTCATCGACCGCCGGCACCACATCGGCGGCAACGCCTACAGCGAAACCGATGAGCGGACGGGCATCGAAGTCCACCGCTACGGCGCCCACCTGTTCCACACCTCAAACGAGCGTGTGTGGGAGTACGTCAACCGGTTCACGACGTTCACGAACTACGTCCACAAGGTCTACGGTGTGCACAAGGGCGAGGTCTATTCGCTTCCCATCAACCTGGCCACCATCAACCAGTTCTTCCGGGCCAACCTGACTCCAGGCGAGGCCCAGGCGTTGATCCAGGAACAGGCCGGCGAACTGGCCGGCACGGATCCGCAGAACCTCAACGACAAGGGCATCCAGCTCATCGGCCGCCCCCTGTATGAGGCCTTCATCAAGCACTACACCGGCAAGCAGTGGCAGACCGATCCCAAGGACCTGCCCGCCGGCATCATTTCGAGGCTCCCGGTCCGCTACAACTACGACAACCGGTACTTCAACGACAAGTACGAAGGCTTGCCCACGAACGGCTACACGGCTTGGATCGAAAAGATGGCGGAGCACCCGAACATCGAGGTCCGCCTGAACACCGATTTCTTTGACGAGTCCCACGAGTACTCCAAGAACAAGGTTGTCGGGAAGATCCCGGTCGTGTACACGGGGCCGGTGGACCGCTACTTCGATTCCGTCGCCGGTGACCTTTCCTGGCGCACGATTGATTTCCAGGAAGAGATCCTCGACGTCGGAGACTTCCAGGGAACGTCGGTGGTCAACTACAACGACGACGACGTGCCCTACACCCGCATCATCGAACCCCGCCACTTCCACCCGGAGCGTGCATACCAGACGGAAAAGACGCTCATCATGCGCGAATTCTCGCGCTTCGCTGAAGAGGGCGATGAGCCGTACTACCCCGTCAACACTTCCGATGACCGCGAGAAGCTCCTCCAGTACCGGGACCTCGCTGCCGCTGAACCTGGCGTTTTGTTCGGCGGACGGCTTGGCACCTACAAGTACCTCGACATGCACATGGCCATCGGATCTGCGCTTTCGATGTTCGACAACAAGATCCGTCCGCATTTCGAAAGCGGCGTCGAAATCGAAAGCGGGGGAGTGGACGCGTGA
- a CDS encoding FtsK/SpoIIIE domain-containing protein yields MTLHCSLVRGPFAALRAEPEELSIEVADGAPGSQVESAVMQTFSTGELSVAGTPLSVLEVGRAPLVNGAVLLDGGPSPAVPATAAIRRPPLRLVVHTGPGAGTVVPLERGTYRIGRRDAAVSIPDPGISRNHAELHVTDTAITVTDNKSANGTSVDGQKIRSCRVSTASEIRCGSSRMAIQLADDPGGTSDLTEAGRSVAEPLIVPRSHDGSNRSQLLLTAGLPLVLGVGMALITGIWMFLAFTAASAVAVLAPAMSGRGHRRAFRKAVRTAADRDEDRRRRCSPSAAVLAVEASRQPAKRPAATETTGAWLRVGTCLQKSNISVQPADPDFGPPERVMPLALDPTNRVITLSGSDRKVQGMLRSFLMQLASFPICAGLPVLLLGPAELLPLAARFLPGALLCSDPAEAIHALAASSETPGWLFLVGDAAAGTGADDPRRVAEESGWHVVLAQPPNTNASDTVVDLGGRQAALHTGGSTTEFDADLVPADVFDRFCRSVAAASKAPSATSGIPDGCGLGELLPHDPVSIAARWADGQSASGLFAVVGRGASGPTILDLQTDGPHLLVAGTTGSGKSEFLRTLVTSLSLSHAPDRVNFLFVDFKGGSGLGPFIGLPHCVGLLTDLNQHALDRTLMSLRAEVRRREELLARAKTQDLTAYRQLASPSLPTLPHLLVVVDEFRMLVEEAPAALAELMRVAAIGRSLGIHLVMATQRPQGALNADIRANVTTSIALRVQSDMESLDVINSRDAAAIPVSLPGRAFMARGSAPPELFQTASLTSPLDGSSHAAVIARTAIGVVRAGRAGQRTAISRPMSTPAQAATPIVEATRRLWTELGGEAPRRPVAAPLPATLTMGSKDLQIPPPGRRAAEGKAVAATTVCLGLVDVPADQQVVRLLWRPSTDGHLGLIGPGASGVSEAVLATASVLATAPVDAHLYILDGDSSFSGAFAVNRVGAAAGVHEARRAARILERLTDEMASRQARPEREARVPLVLVVCNWGAWISAFRSGPATEAEDLLMGIVRDGSRAGITVVISGDRELVASRLFAALPNRAFFPTGSTEESRLAWPRFGAMDNVAGRALAAGNFLDGNTAVAQFAAPPPDIPWPYSEAAPASRPFRVEPLPDFTSVGDVLARAPHAASGRAVSPDIDAAAAGRYAVLLGIGGDELEVASVRLAAGSVFLALGSPGSGKSGLMRVLPALNPGHRWIAPGPKDTPERFWTSFRQRASSAVRETASYELDGGGSDGWIQGRGPHRGSILLVDDAEQLTASAAAQLSALNEMGFTMVATASMNTPLLHRSPLCLSARNHGHGLLIGPRNPTDGDFFGLRIDSEPSRAPGRAVLIQDGSMHSIQIAAPGTDGPGTEVPRTGVLSAEQPRTQTHGPENRVREPEQTRRSARQMR; encoded by the coding sequence ATGACCCTCCACTGCTCCCTCGTCCGCGGCCCCTTTGCCGCCCTCCGCGCAGAACCCGAAGAGCTGTCCATCGAGGTTGCCGACGGCGCGCCGGGAAGCCAGGTGGAGTCAGCCGTCATGCAGACGTTCTCAACGGGCGAACTGTCCGTGGCCGGGACGCCGCTGAGCGTGTTGGAAGTGGGAAGGGCACCATTGGTCAACGGCGCTGTGCTGCTCGACGGCGGCCCGTCCCCTGCTGTTCCGGCGACCGCGGCGATCCGGCGGCCGCCTCTACGGCTGGTGGTCCACACCGGACCAGGAGCCGGCACTGTGGTCCCCCTGGAACGTGGGACATACAGAATCGGGAGGCGCGACGCGGCGGTTTCCATCCCGGACCCGGGCATTTCGCGGAACCATGCCGAGCTTCATGTGACGGATACCGCCATCACCGTCACCGACAACAAGAGCGCCAACGGAACAAGCGTGGATGGACAGAAGATCCGGAGTTGCAGGGTTTCCACCGCGTCCGAAATCCGCTGCGGGAGTTCCCGCATGGCCATCCAGCTCGCCGACGATCCGGGCGGGACGTCTGACCTCACAGAGGCAGGCCGGAGTGTGGCAGAACCATTGATCGTTCCCCGGAGCCATGACGGGAGCAACCGCAGCCAATTATTGCTGACGGCCGGACTGCCGCTGGTTCTGGGTGTGGGAATGGCCCTCATTACCGGCATCTGGATGTTCCTTGCGTTCACGGCGGCCTCAGCCGTTGCCGTGCTGGCGCCGGCGATGTCCGGCCGAGGGCACCGCCGGGCCTTTCGGAAGGCCGTTCGCACGGCAGCCGACAGGGATGAAGACCGACGACGGCGATGCTCGCCGAGCGCCGCTGTGCTGGCTGTCGAGGCAAGCAGACAGCCGGCGAAGAGGCCCGCGGCGACCGAAACCACTGGCGCGTGGCTGCGGGTAGGCACCTGCCTGCAGAAATCCAACATCAGCGTCCAGCCGGCTGATCCGGATTTCGGCCCCCCTGAACGGGTCATGCCGTTGGCTCTTGACCCAACGAACAGAGTCATTACCCTCAGTGGTTCCGATCGGAAAGTCCAGGGCATGCTTCGCTCGTTCCTCATGCAGTTGGCTTCATTCCCAATCTGCGCCGGTTTGCCTGTGCTGCTCCTTGGCCCGGCAGAGCTGCTGCCCTTGGCCGCTAGGTTCCTGCCCGGGGCGCTCCTTTGCTCGGATCCGGCCGAGGCTATCCATGCTTTGGCAGCCAGTTCGGAAACTCCGGGGTGGCTGTTCCTCGTGGGCGATGCTGCTGCCGGCACCGGAGCGGATGATCCGCGTCGCGTGGCCGAGGAATCAGGCTGGCACGTGGTACTCGCCCAGCCGCCCAACACGAACGCCTCGGACACGGTAGTGGACCTTGGCGGAAGACAAGCTGCCCTGCATACAGGCGGCAGCACCACAGAGTTTGACGCGGACCTCGTCCCCGCCGACGTCTTCGACAGGTTCTGCAGAAGTGTCGCCGCCGCTTCGAAAGCACCGTCAGCAACATCGGGAATTCCCGATGGATGCGGACTTGGCGAGTTGCTGCCGCACGACCCCGTGAGCATCGCCGCCCGTTGGGCTGACGGGCAATCCGCGTCGGGTCTTTTTGCGGTCGTTGGCCGTGGCGCCTCGGGGCCCACGATCCTGGATTTACAGACCGACGGCCCGCATCTCCTGGTTGCAGGAACCACCGGATCCGGCAAGTCTGAGTTCCTCCGGACACTGGTTACGTCGTTGTCCCTCAGCCATGCCCCTGACCGGGTTAATTTCCTGTTCGTTGATTTCAAGGGCGGTTCCGGCCTGGGACCGTTCATAGGGCTTCCACACTGTGTTGGCCTGCTGACCGACCTGAACCAGCATGCGTTGGATCGGACGCTCATGTCCTTGAGGGCAGAAGTCAGGCGCCGGGAGGAATTGCTCGCCCGGGCCAAGACACAGGATCTAACCGCCTACCGCCAGCTGGCCTCGCCATCCCTGCCAACATTGCCGCATCTTCTGGTGGTGGTCGACGAATTCAGGATGCTGGTGGAGGAGGCCCCCGCTGCGCTGGCGGAACTCATGCGAGTTGCAGCCATCGGGCGGTCGCTGGGCATCCATCTGGTCATGGCAACCCAGCGGCCCCAAGGGGCCTTGAATGCCGATATCCGCGCCAATGTCACCACAAGCATCGCGTTGCGCGTGCAATCGGACATGGAGTCTCTGGATGTCATCAACTCGCGGGATGCCGCGGCAATCCCCGTTTCGCTCCCGGGCCGCGCCTTCATGGCCCGGGGATCCGCACCTCCGGAGCTGTTTCAGACTGCATCGCTCACCTCGCCCTTGGACGGCAGCAGCCATGCCGCCGTAATTGCCCGGACCGCCATCGGAGTAGTCCGGGCGGGAAGGGCCGGGCAGAGGACGGCCATTTCGCGCCCGATGTCGACTCCGGCCCAGGCGGCCACCCCGATCGTCGAGGCGACCCGAAGGCTTTGGACGGAGCTAGGCGGAGAAGCACCGCGTCGGCCCGTGGCTGCGCCCTTGCCCGCGACACTGACAATGGGCAGCAAGGACCTGCAGATCCCTCCGCCCGGCCGGCGTGCTGCGGAGGGCAAGGCCGTAGCGGCGACCACAGTGTGCCTTGGGCTGGTTGACGTCCCGGCCGATCAGCAGGTGGTGAGGTTGTTGTGGCGGCCATCGACCGACGGACATCTTGGACTGATAGGGCCGGGCGCAAGCGGCGTTTCCGAGGCGGTCCTGGCCACCGCGTCAGTACTGGCCACCGCTCCTGTGGATGCGCACCTGTACATCCTGGACGGCGATTCTTCGTTTTCCGGGGCTTTCGCCGTGAACCGTGTTGGCGCCGCGGCGGGGGTTCACGAGGCCCGCCGTGCCGCCCGGATTCTGGAGCGTCTGACCGACGAGATGGCTTCGCGGCAAGCCCGCCCCGAACGGGAGGCACGCGTGCCCTTGGTACTTGTGGTCTGCAATTGGGGGGCGTGGATATCCGCTTTCCGTTCCGGTCCTGCGACGGAGGCCGAGGATCTCCTGATGGGCATTGTCCGGGACGGCAGCCGCGCGGGCATCACCGTCGTCATCTCCGGCGACCGTGAACTGGTGGCGTCCCGCCTGTTCGCAGCATTGCCAAACCGCGCGTTCTTCCCCACGGGGAGCACCGAAGAGAGCCGCCTGGCTTGGCCACGATTCGGCGCAATGGACAACGTCGCCGGCAGGGCTCTCGCCGCGGGAAACTTCCTGGACGGGAACACGGCAGTGGCCCAATTTGCCGCGCCTCCGCCGGACATCCCATGGCCCTATTCAGAGGCGGCACCTGCATCCAGACCGTTCCGCGTGGAACCGCTCCCCGACTTCACCTCGGTCGGAGACGTTCTGGCCCGTGCGCCCCACGCTGCCTCAGGGAGGGCGGTGTCTCCGGACATTGATGCAGCGGCAGCAGGCAGGTACGCAGTTCTCCTTGGTATCGGCGGGGACGAACTTGAGGTCGCGTCTGTCCGATTGGCTGCGGGAAGCGTGTTCCTGGCACTCGGCAGTCCCGGTTCCGGCAAATCCGGCCTGATGCGTGTACTGCCCGCGCTCAATCCGGGCCACCGCTGGATAGCCCCAGGACCAAAGGACACTCCTGAACGGTTCTGGACGTCCTTCCGGCAGAGGGCGTCCTCGGCCGTCCGCGAAACAGCGAGCTACGAGTTGGACGGTGGGGGGTCCGATGGCTGGATACAGGGGCGCGGCCCCCATAGAGGCAGCATCCTGCTTGTTGACGATGCCGAGCAGTTGACGGCCTCGGCGGCAGCACAGCTGTCAGCGTTGAATGAGATGGGTTTCACAATGGTGGCCACGGCTTCGATGAATACACCGCTGCTGCACAGGAGTCCTCTGTGCCTCAGCGCCCGGAACCACGGCCACGGCTTGCTCATTGGGCCCCGGAATCCGACCGACGGTGACTTCTTCGGGCTTCGGATCGATTCGGAACCGTCCCGGGCGCCGGGGCGGGCCGTGCTCATCCAGGACGGCAGCATGCATTCCATCCAGATCGCGGCGCCCGGAACAGATGGGCCCGGAACGGAGGTGCCGAGAACAGGTGTCCTGAGTGCAGAGCAGCCCCGAACACAGACTCACGGGCCAGAGAACCGGGTCAGAGAACCGGAGCAGACCCGCCGGTCCGCGAGGCAAATGCGATGA
- a CDS encoding WhiB family transcriptional regulator yields the protein MDWRNRAACLDKDPELFFPVGNTGPALLQIEEAKSVCRRCPVVDTCLQWALESGQDAGVWGGMSEDERRALKRRAARARRAS from the coding sequence ATGGATTGGCGTAATCGCGCAGCCTGCCTCGACAAGGACCCGGAGCTTTTCTTCCCAGTGGGCAACACGGGACCAGCACTTCTGCAGATCGAGGAAGCGAAGAGCGTGTGCCGCCGCTGTCCTGTCGTTGATACCTGCCTCCAGTGGGCCCTCGAATCCGGCCAGGACGCCGGCGTCTGGGGCGGCATGAGCGAAGACGAGCGCCGTGCGCTGAAGCGCCGCGCCGCCCGCGCCCGCCGCGCCTCCTAG
- a CDS encoding sensor histidine kinase, producing the protein MAIFTDPIREHADFGPGDAEWLHLLVGDWQMVADLAFADLALWFPHPELGYIALAHVRPSTSHTVFHADFVGEGIRSDLRPLVDKAWSSRSIERSSETSWSSEMALRVEAVPMVRNGRTLAVVTSHMDLSSSRMPSRLELTYRQCAYDLLRMGTLGLWPDFASPTGSRRGAPRVGDGLIRLDADGVVQYASPNGVSAFRRLGEVESLEGRSLAEVTAGLLKDRRMVDETLPLVVTGRMPWRSEIESRGVSLSLRAIPLRDENQRFGALVLCRDVSELRRREMELVTKDATIREIHHRVKNNLQTVAALLRMQSRRMVSDEAKQGLEQAMRRVATIALVHETLSQGLTQSVDFDELIGRQFRLSAEVASPSQHVRTERSGLFGELPSDFATPLALVINELVTNAVEHGLEGRTGTVWLLADRAKGDGADEFLTVTIADDGVGLPDGQYTEGLGLQIVRTLVTSELGGSIQWIPRDGGGTAVEIVLNLARA; encoded by the coding sequence GTGGCAATCTTTACAGACCCCATCAGGGAACATGCTGATTTCGGGCCTGGGGATGCCGAATGGCTGCACCTCCTGGTCGGCGACTGGCAGATGGTCGCCGACCTGGCGTTCGCGGACCTGGCGTTGTGGTTCCCGCATCCGGAGCTGGGCTACATCGCCCTCGCCCACGTGCGGCCGTCCACGTCCCACACGGTGTTCCATGCCGACTTTGTCGGCGAGGGAATCCGCTCGGACCTGCGGCCGCTCGTGGACAAGGCGTGGTCCAGCCGCTCGATCGAGCGCTCCAGCGAAACCAGCTGGAGCAGCGAGATGGCGCTGCGGGTCGAAGCCGTGCCCATGGTCCGGAACGGGCGCACTCTCGCGGTGGTGACCTCGCACATGGACCTGTCCAGCTCCCGGATGCCGTCCCGGCTGGAACTGACGTACCGCCAGTGCGCGTACGACCTGCTGCGCATGGGCACGTTGGGGCTCTGGCCCGATTTTGCCTCGCCCACGGGTTCGCGCCGTGGTGCACCGCGCGTCGGTGACGGGCTGATCAGGCTCGACGCCGACGGCGTGGTGCAGTATGCGAGCCCCAACGGGGTGTCAGCGTTCCGCCGCCTGGGCGAGGTCGAGTCACTGGAAGGCCGCTCCCTGGCCGAGGTCACTGCCGGTCTGCTGAAGGACCGGCGGATGGTCGACGAGACCCTGCCCCTCGTGGTGACCGGCCGGATGCCGTGGCGCAGCGAAATCGAATCGCGCGGCGTCAGCCTGTCGCTGCGTGCCATTCCCCTGCGTGACGAAAACCAGCGCTTCGGCGCGCTGGTCCTGTGCCGCGATGTGTCCGAGCTCCGGCGCCGCGAGATGGAGCTCGTCACCAAGGACGCCACCATCCGCGAGATCCACCACCGTGTGAAGAACAACCTGCAGACGGTGGCAGCCCTGCTGCGCATGCAGTCGCGGCGCATGGTCAGCGACGAGGCCAAACAGGGGCTGGAACAGGCCATGAGGCGTGTCGCCACGATCGCGCTGGTCCACGAGACCCTGTCCCAGGGGCTGACGCAGAGCGTCGACTTCGACGAGCTGATCGGCCGCCAGTTCAGGCTGTCTGCAGAGGTGGCATCGCCGTCCCAGCACGTCCGTACCGAACGCTCGGGCCTCTTCGGCGAACTGCCGAGCGACTTCGCGACGCCGCTGGCCCTTGTCATCAACGAACTTGTCACCAACGCCGTGGAGCACGGCCTTGAGGGCCGGACCGGAACGGTGTGGCTGCTTGCCGATCGCGCCAAGGGCGACGGCGCCGATGAATTCCTCACCGTGACGATTGCCGACGACGGCGTGGGACTTCCGGACGGACAGTACACGGAAGGCCTCGGGCTGCAGATCGTGCGGACGCTGGTGACCAGCGAACTGGGCGGCAGTATCCAGTGGATTCCCCGAGACGGTGGCGGAACAGCCGTCGAGATCGTCCTGAACCTGGCCCGGGCGTAA